From a region of the Sulfuriferula plumbiphila genome:
- a CDS encoding Do family serine endopeptidase: MRKFWLIFAQSTTIALGMLFVVVIFRPDWLTWRNVHTGPGVTIREVVAPGGGAQIGSLSAAAKKAIPSVVNVFTSKEVRLPRNPLADDPIFKRFFGDHPDSRSQRVNNLGSGVIVSADGYILTNHHVVEAADEIQVALHDGRTVPARVVGSDPETDLAVLKVNLTGLPAISFAQPDKGNVGDIVLAIGDPFGVGQTVTMGIISALGRSHLGINTFENFIQTDAAINPGNSGGALVDANGNLIGINSAIYTRTGGSQGIGFAIPVSLVIQVMDQIIKHGSVTRGWVGVEVQDLTPELAESFKLPNTNGALIAGILKGGPADLAGIRPGDVLIDVNDKPVKDSTSLLQLIAMQTPGQTVQLKLLRKAKEMVAVVKIGKRPRIEQPVDDEQ; this comes from the coding sequence ATGCGGAAGTTTTGGCTGATTTTTGCACAGAGCACGACCATCGCGCTGGGCATGCTGTTTGTAGTGGTCATTTTCAGACCGGACTGGCTAACCTGGCGCAACGTGCATACCGGTCCAGGCGTCACCATCCGGGAAGTCGTGGCGCCCGGCGGCGGCGCGCAGATCGGTTCGTTAAGCGCCGCAGCGAAAAAAGCCATTCCTTCCGTAGTGAATGTTTTCACCAGCAAGGAAGTCCGCTTACCACGCAATCCGCTCGCCGACGATCCGATCTTCAAACGTTTTTTCGGCGACCACCCCGATTCACGCTCGCAGCGGGTCAACAATCTCGGCTCGGGCGTGATTGTCAGCGCGGATGGCTACATCCTTACCAATCACCACGTAGTCGAGGCCGCTGACGAAATTCAGGTTGCATTACATGATGGGCGTACGGTGCCGGCCAGGGTGGTGGGATCCGATCCAGAAACCGATCTGGCGGTGCTCAAAGTCAACCTCACCGGTCTGCCTGCCATCAGTTTCGCCCAGCCCGACAAAGGCAATGTGGGCGATATCGTACTGGCCATTGGCGATCCGTTCGGCGTCGGGCAGACGGTCACGATGGGCATTATCAGTGCACTCGGGCGTTCCCATCTCGGCATCAATACTTTTGAAAATTTCATCCAGACTGACGCCGCCATTAATCCCGGCAATTCGGGAGGTGCGCTGGTGGATGCCAACGGCAACCTGATCGGCATCAACAGCGCCATTTATACGCGTACAGGTGGCTCGCAGGGCATCGGCTTTGCCATTCCGGTGAGTCTGGTTATCCAGGTCATGGACCAGATCATCAAGCATGGATCAGTCACGCGCGGCTGGGTCGGGGTCGAAGTGCAGGACTTGACACCAGAACTGGCTGAATCATTCAAATTGCCGAACACCAATGGTGCGCTGATTGCCGGAATTCTCAAAGGCGGGCCGGCGGACCTGGCAGGTATCCGCCCGGGAGATGTGCTGATTGATGTCAACGACAAACCCGTGAAGGATTCCACTTCCCTGCTGCAATTGATTGCCATGCAGACGCCTGGCCAGACTGTGCAATTGAAGCTGCTGCGCAAGGCAAAAGAAATGGTTGCCGTGGTCAAGATCGGCAAGCGTCCCAGGATCGAGCAGCCCGTTGATGACGAGCAATAA
- the petA gene encoding ubiquinol-cytochrome c reductase iron-sulfur subunit — protein MSNQQVDRSKRRFLIAATTAVGGVAGVAVMVPFVMSMLPSERAKAAGAPVEVDISKIEPGMLLAIAWQGKPVWVVNRTKEMLAMLPKNDPHLLDPKSDQPQQPVYCKNEGRSIKPEFLVVVGICTHLGCSPTFRKDVGAADLGADWPGGWFCPCHGSKYDLAARVFKDVPAPLNMVIPPYKYINDGRILVGDDGKGA, from the coding sequence ATGAGCAATCAGCAAGTGGATCGTAGCAAGCGGCGCTTCCTCATCGCTGCCACTACTGCCGTCGGTGGGGTGGCGGGTGTCGCCGTGATGGTGCCTTTTGTCATGAGCATGCTGCCTAGCGAGCGTGCCAAGGCAGCCGGAGCACCGGTCGAGGTGGATATCAGCAAGATCGAGCCGGGCATGTTATTGGCAATCGCATGGCAAGGCAAACCGGTGTGGGTGGTTAACCGCACCAAGGAAATGCTGGCCATGTTGCCGAAAAATGACCCCCATTTGCTGGATCCCAAGTCGGACCAGCCGCAACAGCCGGTCTACTGCAAAAACGAGGGGCGCTCCATCAAGCCGGAATTTCTGGTAGTGGTCGGTATCTGTACCCACCTCGGTTGTTCACCTACCTTCCGCAAGGATGTGGGCGCCGCCGACCTCGGTGCAGACTGGCCGGGCGGCTGGTTCTGTCCTTGCCACGGCTCCAAATACGACCTTGCAGCGCGGGTGTTCAAAGATGTGCCGGCCCCTCTGAATATGGTCATCCCACCATACAAATACATCAATGACGGCCGCATTCTGGTTGGCGATGATGGTAAAGGAGCGTAA
- a CDS encoding cytochrome b translates to MSTMQKFVGWIDERFPLTSSWKTHLSEYYAPKNFNFWYFFGSLALLVLVMQIVTGIFLTMNYKPDATLAFLSVEYIMRDVEWGWLIRYMHSTGASMFFVVVYLHMFRGLMYGSYRKPRELIWVFGMFLYLALMAEAFMGYLLPWGQMSYWGAQVIISLFGAIPVIGNDLTLWIRGDYVVSDATLNRFFAFHVIALPFVLVGLVAAHIIALHEVGSNNPDGIEIKKHKDPVTHIPLDGIPFHPYYTVKDIMGVVVFLMVFSAIIFFAPEMGGWFLEANNFIPANSLKTPEHIVPLWYFTPFYAILRAVPDKFLGVVAMGSAVVIMFFLPWLDRSKVKSIRYRGTLYKTILTLFVISFIGLGYLGTQAPTGLTTDIARVLSVIYFGFFLLMPWYTKIDKTKPEPERVTG, encoded by the coding sequence ATGAGTACCATGCAAAAATTTGTTGGCTGGATAGACGAACGTTTTCCGTTGACCTCCAGCTGGAAAACGCATTTGTCCGAATACTATGCGCCGAAGAATTTCAACTTCTGGTACTTTTTTGGCTCGCTGGCACTGTTGGTGCTGGTGATGCAGATTGTTACCGGCATTTTCCTTACCATGAACTACAAGCCGGATGCCACGCTGGCGTTTCTGTCCGTCGAATACATCATGCGCGATGTGGAGTGGGGCTGGCTGATCCGCTACATGCACTCCACCGGCGCCTCGATGTTCTTCGTGGTGGTGTACCTGCATATGTTCCGTGGCCTGATGTATGGCTCATACCGCAAACCGCGTGAACTGATCTGGGTGTTCGGCATGTTCCTCTATCTCGCGCTGATGGCCGAAGCATTCATGGGCTATCTGCTGCCGTGGGGTCAGATGTCGTACTGGGGTGCGCAAGTGATTATTTCCCTGTTCGGTGCAATTCCGGTCATCGGCAATGATCTGACGTTGTGGATTCGTGGCGACTACGTGGTCTCCGACGCAACCCTCAACCGCTTTTTTGCGTTCCATGTGATTGCCTTGCCGTTCGTACTGGTGGGTCTGGTTGCAGCGCACATCATTGCCCTGCACGAAGTGGGTTCGAACAATCCGGACGGTATCGAAATCAAGAAACACAAAGATCCTGTCACTCACATCCCGCTTGATGGCATTCCTTTCCACCCTTATTACACGGTGAAAGACATCATGGGCGTGGTCGTGTTCCTGATGGTGTTCTCGGCGATTATTTTCTTCGCGCCGGAAATGGGTGGCTGGTTCCTCGAGGCAAACAACTTCATTCCTGCCAACTCCCTGAAAACGCCCGAGCATATTGTGCCGCTGTGGTATTTCACCCCGTTCTACGCGATTCTGCGTGCCGTGCCAGACAAATTCCTGGGGGTTGTGGCAATGGGTTCGGCTGTGGTGATCATGTTCTTCCTGCCCTGGCTGGACCGCTCCAAGGTCAAATCAATCCGCTATCGTGGCACTTTGTACAAGACCATTTTGACCTTGTTTGTAATCAGCTTTATTGGTCTTGGATATTTGGGCACACAAGCCCCCACAGGACTGACTACAGACATCGCACGGGTGCTGAGTGTGATTTACTTTGGCTTCTTCCTGCTGATGCCCTGGTACACCAAGATTGACAAGACAAAACCTGAACCGGAAAGGGTGACTGGATAA
- a CDS encoding cytochrome c1, whose translation MKKFLLALLFAPLIAFGSEGNVHLDKAPVNLEDYASLQRGARIFTNYCLSCHSAAAMRYSRLEDIGLSKDQIKDNLMFASDNVGDTMTISMSPDNAKAWFGAAPPDLSVEARARTPDWLYTYLRSFYLDDSRPTGWNNTVFEKVGMPHVLYTLQGEQVLKKSAAGAHDEQARPEFELVKPGKLSPAEYNAMVGDLVNYLTWMAEPAKATRQELGIVVLLFLGVFFVLAYYLKKEFWKDIH comes from the coding sequence ATGAAGAAGTTTCTGTTAGCGCTCCTGTTTGCGCCTCTGATTGCCTTTGGCTCTGAAGGGAATGTCCATTTGGACAAGGCTCCGGTCAATCTCGAAGATTACGCGTCGCTGCAACGCGGCGCGCGTATCTTCACCAACTATTGCCTGAGCTGTCACAGTGCTGCTGCCATGCGCTATTCGCGTCTGGAAGACATTGGTCTGAGCAAAGATCAGATCAAGGATAACCTGATGTTCGCGAGCGACAATGTAGGCGATACCATGACCATCAGCATGAGCCCTGACAATGCCAAGGCCTGGTTCGGTGCGGCGCCTCCCGATCTTTCAGTTGAGGCGCGGGCACGTACCCCGGACTGGCTGTACACTTACCTGCGCAGCTTCTACCTTGATGATTCCCGTCCCACAGGCTGGAACAACACGGTATTCGAAAAAGTGGGGATGCCGCATGTTCTGTACACTTTGCAGGGCGAGCAAGTGCTCAAAAAGAGCGCAGCCGGCGCGCATGATGAACAGGCCAGACCAGAGTTTGAACTGGTCAAGCCAGGCAAGCTGAGTCCGGCTGAGTACAATGCCATGGTAGGCGACCTGGTCAACTATCTGACCTGGATGGCCGAACCCGCCAAGGCCACGCGTCAGGAGCTGGGGATCGTTGTACTGCTGTTCCTTGGCGTATTCTTTGTTTTGGCTTACTACCTGAAGAAAGAGTTCTGGAAGGATATTCACTAG
- a CDS encoding glutathione S-transferase N-terminal domain-containing protein, producing MMTLYSGNTCPYSQRCRIVLYEKGMDFEIIDVDLHNKPEDLALMNPYNRVPVLVERDLILYEANIINEYIDERFPHPQLMPADPVMRARARLFLFNFEQDLFSHVHAIEHGSQKAAEKGRALVRDSLTQIAPIFAKQKYMLNDDFSMLDVAIAPLLWRLDHYDIQLPRQAANLLKYAERIFSRPAFIEALTPNEKAMRK from the coding sequence ATGATGACTTTGTATTCCGGCAATACCTGTCCCTATAGCCAGCGCTGCCGTATCGTCCTGTATGAAAAGGGCATGGATTTTGAAATCATCGACGTGGACTTGCACAACAAGCCCGAGGATCTGGCGCTGATGAATCCCTACAACCGCGTACCGGTATTGGTCGAACGCGATCTTATTCTGTATGAAGCCAATATCATTAACGAATACATAGATGAACGTTTCCCGCATCCGCAACTGATGCCGGCTGATCCGGTAATGCGCGCGCGCGCGCGCTTGTTCCTGTTCAATTTTGAACAGGATCTTTTCAGTCATGTTCATGCTATTGAGCACGGCAGCCAGAAAGCAGCGGAAAAAGGACGCGCGCTGGTGCGCGACAGCCTGACCCAGATTGCCCCGATTTTCGCCAAGCAGAAATACATGCTGAATGATGATTTTTCCATGCTTGACGTAGCAATCGCCCCCTTGCTGTGGCGCCTGGATCATTATGACATTCAGTTACCACGACAAGCTGCCAACCTGCTGAAATATGCCGAGCGCATTTTCAGCCGGCCTGCATTTATCGAGGCGCTTACTCCCAACGAAAAAGCCATGCGCAAGTAA
- a CDS encoding ClpXP protease specificity-enhancing factor, with protein MPPISTKPYLIRAIYEWCVDNGLTPHLSVAVDQNTRVPMEFVKEGQIVLNLSASATRNLTMDNDWIQFSARFGGISRELQIPIAAVVGIFARENGEGMGFAPETPTDTAHSPEPDPPQPTKPRLKIVK; from the coding sequence ATGCCCCCGATCTCGACCAAACCCTACTTGATCCGCGCCATTTACGAATGGTGTGTGGACAATGGCCTTACCCCGCATCTCTCGGTTGCAGTTGACCAGAATACGAGGGTGCCCATGGAGTTCGTCAAGGAAGGACAGATCGTGCTTAACCTGTCTGCCAGCGCCACCCGCAATCTCACCATGGACAATGACTGGATACAGTTTTCTGCCCGTTTTGGCGGGATTTCACGCGAGCTGCAAATTCCCATTGCGGCAGTGGTCGGCATTTTTGCCCGCGAAAATGGCGAGGGTATGGGCTTTGCACCGGAAACGCCGACCGATACAGCACATTCGCCAGAGCCCGATCCCCCCCAGCCAACCAAGCCACGTCTGAAAATCGTCAAATAA
- a CDS encoding DUF302 domain-containing protein, with amino-acid sequence MKSLKRFFGIVGMSLMLAAPLAQAKPSTPASDLQLPKVYKVQLAKGVSADDAADSMKLRANALNIKLVSELPLSKQVEAVTGKPQRRMTIFQFCDAVTAKELVDLNLDYAIFLPCRVALIEDKNGQVWLIMMDMNVDQLAREGKMSKALKQKISKVRNDLIEIINAGAKGDL; translated from the coding sequence ATGAAATCACTCAAACGTTTTTTCGGGATAGTCGGCATGAGTCTCATGCTGGCAGCGCCATTAGCCCAGGCAAAACCCTCCACCCCGGCTTCAGACCTGCAACTCCCGAAGGTCTACAAGGTTCAGCTGGCAAAAGGGGTGAGCGCAGACGACGCCGCGGATTCCATGAAGCTGCGTGCCAATGCGCTCAACATTAAACTGGTATCCGAACTGCCGCTGTCCAAACAGGTCGAGGCGGTGACGGGAAAACCACAGCGGCGCATGACCATTTTCCAGTTCTGCGACGCGGTCACGGCCAAAGAACTGGTCGACCTCAATCTGGATTACGCTATTTTCCTGCCGTGTCGGGTTGCATTGATCGAAGACAAAAATGGACAGGTTTGGCTGATTATGATGGACATGAATGTGGATCAGCTTGCCAGGGAAGGCAAAATGAGCAAGGCGCTGAAGCAAAAAATTTCAAAGGTGCGCAATGACTTGATCGAGATTATCAACGCCGGTGCCAAGGGCGATTTGTAG
- the prmB gene encoding 50S ribosomal protein L3 N(5)-glutamine methyltransferase, whose translation MSHDYFHDTDALITVRDWLRFGVSRMNAAGLFFGHGTTNAFDEAAYLILHSLHLPLDRLDPFLDACLTEVERVELKQVFEKRVKQRIPAAYITHQAWLGEFAFYVDERVIIPRSFIAELLRDQLMPWMGNPEAVQTGLDMCTGSGCLAILMAHAFPNAAIDAADISADALAVAERNIATYQLQAQVQAIRSDLFDQLSGRTYDVIVSNPPYVNTPSMAALPAEYRAEPELALASGADGLEHIRAILTAAPAHLNPDGILIAEIGHNRDALEAAFPDLPLTWLDTGGSDDYVFLATREQLLGQ comes from the coding sequence ATGAGTCACGATTATTTTCACGATACCGATGCGCTGATCACGGTGCGCGACTGGTTGCGCTTCGGGGTGAGCCGCATGAACGCAGCCGGTTTGTTTTTTGGCCACGGCACTACCAATGCCTTCGATGAAGCCGCCTACCTTATCCTGCACAGCCTGCACCTGCCGCTGGACAGGCTGGATCCGTTTCTCGATGCCTGCCTCACCGAAGTGGAACGCGTAGAGTTGAAACAGGTATTTGAGAAACGCGTGAAACAGCGTATCCCTGCGGCGTATATCACGCATCAGGCATGGCTGGGAGAGTTCGCTTTTTATGTAGATGAGCGGGTGATTATTCCGCGCTCGTTCATTGCCGAATTATTGCGTGACCAGCTGATGCCGTGGATGGGAAACCCCGAAGCTGTGCAAACCGGGCTGGACATGTGTACAGGCTCTGGCTGTCTGGCCATCCTGATGGCACATGCCTTCCCCAATGCAGCGATCGATGCAGCGGATATATCCGCTGACGCGCTGGCAGTAGCCGAGCGCAATATCGCCACCTACCAGCTGCAGGCGCAGGTGCAAGCGATTCGGTCTGACTTGTTCGACCAGCTTTCCGGTCGCACTTATGACGTAATTGTAAGCAATCCACCCTACGTCAACACGCCCAGCATGGCGGCGCTACCTGCCGAATATCGGGCAGAGCCGGAACTGGCTCTCGCCAGCGGGGCTGATGGTCTGGAACATATCCGCGCCATCCTCACAGCCGCCCCAGCCCACCTCAACCCGGACGGTATCCTGATCGCCGAGATCGGCCATAACCGCGACGCGCTGGAGGCGGCCTTCCCGGATCTGCCACTGACCTGGCTGGACACCGGCGGTAGCGATGATTATGTATTTCTGGCGACACGAGAACAATTACTTGGCCAATAA
- the dapE gene encoding succinyl-diaminopimelate desuccinylase produces MTDTLSLTQQLISRRSSTPDDAGCQALMQERLAPLGFRFETITSNGVINLWARRGEASPVVCFAGHTDVVPSGPLDQWHSDPFTPTIRDGILYGRGASDMKASLAAFVTSIEDFVARHPGHTGSIALLITSDEEGSATDGTVKVVEMLAARGEKIDCCIVGEPTCVAQLGDTIKNGRRGSLSGRLTVKGIQGHIAYPHLVRNPIHQAAPAIAELAAIEWDRGNAYFPPTSWQISNIHGGTGATNVVPGTVEIRFNFRHSTASSKDSLKTRVHEVLERHGLEYDLEWEESGKPYLTPRGSLVEAISAAIKEVTGLDPELSTTGGTSDGRFIADICAQVVEFGPMNASIHKLNENVPVAALEPLRAIYLKTLEKLLSQ; encoded by the coding sequence ATGACTGATACCCTTTCCCTCACCCAGCAGCTCATTTCGCGCCGCTCCAGCACCCCAGACGACGCCGGTTGTCAGGCCCTGATGCAAGAACGCCTGGCACCGCTGGGCTTTCGCTTTGAAACCATCACCTCAAACGGCGTCATCAATTTGTGGGCGCGCCGAGGCGAGGCCAGCCCGGTGGTGTGCTTTGCCGGGCATACCGACGTGGTGCCAAGCGGACCGCTGGATCAATGGCATTCCGACCCGTTCACGCCAACCATACGCGACGGCATCTTGTACGGACGCGGCGCGTCGGACATGAAAGCCTCGCTGGCGGCCTTTGTGACTTCGATAGAAGATTTCGTCGCCCGGCATCCCGGCCACACAGGCTCGATTGCCTTGCTGATCACCTCGGATGAGGAAGGTAGCGCCACCGATGGCACGGTAAAAGTGGTGGAAATGCTGGCTGCGCGTGGCGAAAAAATTGATTGCTGCATCGTCGGCGAGCCTACCTGTGTGGCGCAACTGGGCGACACCATCAAGAATGGCCGGCGCGGTTCATTGTCCGGGCGCCTTACCGTCAAGGGTATCCAGGGTCATATCGCCTACCCGCACCTGGTCCGCAATCCAATTCATCAGGCCGCACCCGCCATCGCCGAGCTGGCCGCGATTGAATGGGACAGGGGCAACGCATATTTTCCGCCTACCAGCTGGCAGATTTCCAATATTCACGGCGGCACCGGGGCAACCAACGTGGTGCCGGGTACGGTGGAGATCCGCTTCAATTTCCGCCACTCTACCGCCAGCAGCAAAGACAGTTTGAAAACGCGTGTTCATGAAGTGCTGGAACGTCACGGCCTGGAATACGATCTGGAGTGGGAAGAGTCGGGCAAGCCCTACCTCACGCCGCGTGGCAGCCTGGTGGAAGCCATCAGCGCCGCGATCAAGGAAGTCACCGGGCTGGATCCCGAGCTCTCCACCACGGGCGGCACTTCGGACGGGCGTTTTATTGCCGACATCTGCGCACAGGTGGTGGAATTCGGCCCGATGAACGCCAGCATCCACAAGCTCAACGAAAATGTGCCGGTCGCTGCACTGGAACCACTGCGCGCCATCTATCTGAAAACCCTGGAAAAACTGCTGAGCCAATGA
- a CDS encoding DUF302 domain-containing protein produces the protein MKKIILAAAMLLTTLPGWAGSPGIYEKTIPGELETTYNSIHNNLENNGFYVIFEPNIGKNLDGMATRFGKDYNLNKLEDIRSMVFCNAAFANRLSNLDPAALALCPLHITLIQKAGQTTVLFVKPSMVAQGSPAQAVAREIETEVVKSIEAASK, from the coding sequence ATGAAAAAAATCATCCTGGCCGCTGCCATGCTGTTGACCACCCTGCCAGGGTGGGCGGGTAGCCCGGGCATTTACGAAAAAACCATTCCTGGAGAACTTGAAACAACATACAATTCAATTCATAACAATCTGGAAAATAATGGTTTTTACGTTATATTTGAACCGAATATCGGCAAAAATCTGGATGGTATGGCAACAAGATTCGGCAAGGATTACAACCTGAACAAACTCGAAGATATCCGTAGCATGGTGTTCTGCAATGCCGCGTTTGCCAATCGACTGTCCAATCTGGACCCCGCCGCGCTAGCGTTATGTCCCTTGCATATCACCCTGATTCAGAAGGCCGGGCAAACCACGGTGCTGTTCGTCAAACCCAGCATGGTGGCACAAGGCAGCCCGGCACAAGCGGTAGCACGCGAAATCGAAACCGAAGTTGTCAAATCCATTGAAGCAGCAAGCAAATAA
- a CDS encoding arsenate reductase, with protein MRIYGISNCTTVKKALAWLDEHGQAYEFHDFKKTGVNVALLTPWAQQVGWEKLLNRQGMTWRQLPDTVKAGVTSQEAAFALMMEKTSVIKRPVLEHAGRILVGFSPADYAALTGD; from the coding sequence ATGCGCATTTACGGCATTTCCAATTGCACTACGGTCAAAAAAGCCCTGGCCTGGCTGGATGAACACGGCCAGGCTTACGAATTTCATGATTTCAAGAAAACCGGTGTAAACGTCGCGCTGCTGACCCCCTGGGCGCAGCAGGTGGGCTGGGAAAAACTGCTTAACCGCCAGGGCATGACCTGGCGTCAGTTGCCAGACACGGTGAAAGCCGGCGTCACCTCCCAGGAAGCCGCGTTTGCACTGATGATGGAAAAAACCAGCGTGATTAAACGTCCGGTGCTGGAACATGCCGGACGGATACTGGTGGGATTTAGCCCGGCGGATTACGCTGCATTAACAGGAGACTGA
- a CDS encoding ABCB family ABC transporter ATP-binding protein/permease, with the protein MRRFASDGGQPGTADWRTIRLLLPYLWEHKWRVTLALGFLIGAKLAVVGVPLILKQVVDSLNQPKAMLAVPVALLLGYGALRLASTVFSDLRDIVFAKVTQHAIRRVGLEVFRHLHNLSLRFHLERQTGGMSRDIERGARGISSLINFTLFSILPTLIEISLVAGILFARFDWVFAAITLAVLGVYIALTITITEWRTHIRREMNELDSQANTKAIDSLLNYETVKYFGNEDFEAGRYDASLQRWEKVAIKSQTSLGFLNAAQATIIAAGVTIMLLRASSGVVAGRLTIGDLVMINAFLIQMFIPLNFLGVMYREIKQSLTDIERLFRLLHVNREIQDAAEAMPLQLRGSVVRFEEVRFGYDTDRKILHGVSFSIPAGHNVAVVGTSGAGKSTLARLLFRFYDVTGGRISIDGQDIRSVTQHSLRAAIGIVPQDTVLFNDSIYYNIAYGRPEASREEIVEAARAAHILHFIETLPKGWDTPVGERGLKLSGGEKQRVAIARTLLKNPAILILDEATSALDTTTEKIIQAELKEVAKSRTTLTIAHRLSTIVDAEQILVMEQGRIVERGSHRELLAQNGVYARLWAMQQEEAAERVEAA; encoded by the coding sequence ATGCGTCGCTTTGCTTCTGACGGCGGCCAGCCCGGCACCGCCGACTGGCGCACTATCCGCCTGCTGTTGCCCTATCTGTGGGAACACAAATGGCGCGTCACCCTTGCGCTGGGTTTCTTGATCGGTGCCAAGCTCGCCGTGGTGGGCGTACCGCTGATATTGAAGCAGGTGGTGGACTCGCTCAACCAGCCCAAGGCGATGCTGGCCGTACCGGTGGCGCTGCTGTTGGGCTACGGCGCATTGCGGCTGGCCAGTACGGTATTTTCCGATTTGCGCGACATCGTGTTCGCCAAGGTTACCCAGCACGCCATCCGCCGCGTGGGGCTGGAGGTATTTCGCCACCTGCACAATCTCTCGCTGCGCTTTCACCTGGAGCGCCAGACCGGTGGGATGTCACGCGACATTGAGCGTGGCGCGCGCGGCATTTCCTCGCTGATCAACTTCACCCTGTTTTCCATCCTGCCCACGCTGATCGAAATCAGCCTGGTGGCGGGGATATTGTTTGCCAGATTCGACTGGGTATTCGCGGCCATCACCCTGGCGGTGCTGGGGGTGTATATCGCGCTCACCATTACCATCACCGAATGGCGTACTCATATCCGCCGTGAAATGAACGAACTCGACTCGCAGGCCAATACCAAGGCCATCGACAGCCTGCTCAACTATGAGACGGTGAAATACTTCGGCAATGAGGATTTCGAAGCCGGGCGCTATGACGCCAGCCTGCAACGCTGGGAAAAAGTCGCGATCAAGAGCCAGACCTCGCTGGGTTTTCTCAATGCGGCGCAGGCGACGATTATTGCCGCCGGCGTGACGATCATGCTGCTGCGCGCTTCCAGCGGTGTGGTCGCGGGCAGGCTCACCATCGGCGATCTGGTGATGATCAATGCCTTCCTGATCCAGATGTTCATCCCGCTGAATTTCCTGGGCGTGATGTACCGCGAGATCAAACAGTCCCTCACCGATATCGAGCGGCTGTTCAGGCTGCTCCACGTCAACCGCGAAATCCAGGACGCAGCGGAGGCAATGCCGTTGCAGCTCCGGGGCAGTGTGGTGCGTTTCGAGGAGGTGCGTTTCGGTTACGACACGGATCGCAAGATACTGCATGGCGTGAGTTTTTCCATCCCTGCCGGGCACAACGTGGCGGTGGTCGGCACCAGCGGGGCCGGCAAGTCTACCCTGGCGCGACTGCTGTTCCGCTTTTATGACGTGACTGGCGGGCGCATCAGCATAGACGGCCAGGATATCCGCAGCGTCACCCAGCACAGCCTGCGCGCCGCGATTGGCATCGTGCCGCAAGATACCGTGCTGTTCAATGACAGCATTTATTACAATATCGCCTACGGCCGCCCCGAGGCCAGTCGAGAAGAAATCGTCGAGGCCGCGCGCGCTGCACACATCCTGCACTTTATCGAAACGCTGCCCAAGGGCTGGGATACCCCCGTGGGTGAGCGTGGCTTGAAATTATCCGGCGGCGAAAAGCAGCGCGTGGCGATTGCGCGCACGCTGCTCAAAAATCCGGCCATCCTGATCCTGGACGAAGCCACCTCCGCGCTCGACACGACGACCGAAAAAATCATCCAGGCCGAGCTCAAGGAAGTCGCCAAATCGCGCACCACGCTGACCATTGCGCACCGTCTTTCCACCATCGTCGACGCCGAGCAGATATTGGTGATGGAGCAGGGCAGAATCGTGGAGCGCGGCAGCCATCGTGAGTTGCTGGCGCAAAACGGCGTGTATGCGCGGCTGTGGGCGATGCAGCAGGAAGAAGCCGCCGAAAGGGTTGAGGCCGCATGA